From Candidatus Palauibacter australiensis, one genomic window encodes:
- a CDS encoding DUF4143 domain-containing protein has translation MVPDPRSVSDYIPRVADRELARRLASAGAVVIEGPRVCGKTTTARQAASSELLMDADPSVNEAMAVDPRLLLEGPEPRLIDEWQVEPAIWNYIRRAVDDRPGRGHFILTGSAVPPDDITRHTGAGRMSRVRLRPMSLFELAGTKGHRPQKPAGGGVSLTRLLRGEAAPSLKHELSLDEIVELLCVGGWPGHLRAPSVEDALVANRDYLDEICRTDIRRVDGIARDPERVRRFLSSIARNTATCATVATMAADAGGSDASLSRETAHSYLGALERLMVVEHQPPWAPHLRSRSRLRNTPKRHFADPSLAVAALGAGPEHLLRDLQWFGLLFESMAVRDLRVYAQGNHASVYHYRDNTDLEVDAIVDGGPSRWAAFEIKLGAGRIEEAAQTLLKFADRVDTERTGEPAALGVITGSPYGYHRPDGVNVIPIGALGP, from the coding sequence ATGGTACCCGATCCCCGATCCGTTTCGGACTACATCCCCCGCGTCGCGGACCGCGAGTTGGCCCGGCGGCTCGCTTCCGCGGGGGCTGTCGTCATCGAGGGCCCCCGCGTGTGCGGAAAGACGACAACCGCCCGGCAGGCGGCATCGAGCGAACTACTCATGGATGCCGACCCGTCCGTGAACGAGGCGATGGCGGTGGACCCGCGGCTCCTCCTGGAAGGTCCCGAACCCCGGCTGATCGACGAGTGGCAGGTGGAACCGGCCATCTGGAACTACATCCGCCGGGCGGTGGATGACCGCCCCGGCAGAGGGCACTTCATTCTCACGGGATCGGCGGTCCCTCCCGACGACATCACGCGGCACACGGGCGCCGGACGGATGAGTCGAGTTCGGCTCCGTCCCATGTCGCTGTTCGAGCTGGCGGGCACGAAGGGCCACCGCCCGCAGAAGCCGGCCGGCGGCGGTGTCTCGTTGACGCGCCTGCTCCGCGGAGAGGCCGCGCCAAGCCTGAAACACGAACTCTCGCTCGACGAAATCGTGGAGCTGCTGTGCGTGGGCGGATGGCCCGGGCACCTCCGCGCACCGTCGGTGGAAGACGCGCTGGTGGCCAACCGGGACTACCTCGACGAGATCTGTCGCACCGACATCCGGCGTGTCGATGGCATCGCGAGAGATCCCGAAAGAGTGAGACGGTTTCTGAGTTCGATCGCACGCAATACGGCGACGTGTGCCACCGTCGCGACGATGGCGGCAGACGCGGGCGGCTCGGACGCCTCGCTCTCGCGCGAGACCGCGCACTCGTACCTGGGCGCGCTCGAGCGGCTCATGGTTGTCGAGCATCAGCCGCCGTGGGCCCCGCACCTTCGCTCGCGTTCGCGACTCAGGAACACGCCGAAGCGGCACTTCGCGGACCCGTCTCTCGCCGTGGCCGCCCTGGGCGCCGGGCCGGAACACCTGCTGCGCGACCTTCAATGGTTCGGGTTGCTATTCGAATCCATGGCCGTGCGGGACCTGCGCGTGTACGCACAGGGCAACCACGCGAGCGTCTACCACTACCGCGACAACACCGATCTCGAGGTGGACGCGATCGTGGACGGAGGGCCGAGCAGGTGGGCGGCCTTCGAGATCAAGCTCGGCGCAGGACGCATCGAGGAGGCGGCGCAAACTCTACTGAAGTTCGCGGACCGGGTCGACACGGAGCGCACCGGCGAACCGGCGGCGCTGGGCGTGATCACGGGCAGTCCCTACGGCTACCACCGCCCGGATGGCGTAAACGTCATCCCCATCGGCGCGCTCGGACCCTGA